The Arachis ipaensis cultivar K30076 chromosome B07, Araip1.1, whole genome shotgun sequence genome includes a window with the following:
- the LOC107607248 gene encoding uncharacterized protein LOC107607248, which yields MSSIVKDILASPIQMADQISKLAEDVPNFKDDCQTLKGKTEKLSALLRQAARNSNDLYERPTRRIIEDTEQVLDKALTLVIKCRANTFIKRLFTIIPATAFRKTFLQLENSIGDVQWLLRVSASAEERDDEYLGLPPIASNEPILCLIWEQVAILLSGCPVEERADAAASLVSLARDNDRYGKLIVEEGGVAPLLKLLKEGRLEGQENAARAIGLLGKDPESVEQIVNAGVCSAFVKVLKDGHMKVQVMVAWAISELAANHPKCQDHFAQNNAIRLLVSHLAFETIQEHSKYAIANKNKMSSMDPDDDHRKASLDDHRYKPAHPMGGNHASSQMQNLVTNTFMAQGRAADDAKKQQQHPHHHVSIAGTSIKGREAEDPATKAQMKAMAARALWQLSKGNLTICRNITESRALLCFAVLLEKGPEDVQYYSAMALMEITAVAEQYAELRRDAFKPTSPSAKAVVEQLLKVIDKGESNLLIPCIRSIGNLARTFRATETRLIPPLVRLLDEREAQVSMEAAIALNKFACTDNFLHETHCNAIIEAGGAKHLIQLVYFGEQMVQIPSVTLLCYIALHVPKSDILAQEEVLIVLEWCTKQAHLIQDPSIESLLPEARIRLELYQSRTTRVGVGFR from the coding sequence ATGTCGAGCATCGTCAAGGACATCCTTGCGAGCCCGATACAGATGGCGGACCAGATATCAAAGCTGGCGGAGGATGTCCCCAATTTCAAGGACGATTGTCAGACACTCAAGGGCAAGACAGAGAAGCTCTCCGCACTCCTCCGCCAGGCCGCAAGAAACAGCAACGATCTCTACGAGCGCCCCACACGCCGCATCATCGAAGACACCGAGCAGGTCCTCGACAAAGCCCTCACCCTCGTGATCAAGTGCCGCGCCAACACCTTCATCAAGAGGCTCTTTACCATCATCCCGGCCACCGCCTTCCGCAAAACCTTCTTGCAGCTGGAGAATTCCATCGGTGACGTCCAGTGGCTCCTTCGCGTCTCGGCTTCCGCGGAGGAGCGCGACGACGAGTATCTCGGCCTTCCTCCCATTGCCTCCAACGAGCCCATTCTCTGCCTCATATGGGAGCAGGTCGCCATCTTACTCTCTGGCTGCCCCGTGGAAGAACGTGCAGACGCTGCGGCTTCCTTGGTTTCCTTGGCTCGTGACAACGACCGCTACGGAAAACTGATTGTGGAGGAAGGTGGGGTGGCGCCGTTGCTGAAGTTGTTGAAAGAAGGGCGATTGGAGGGTCAAGAGAATGCTGCGAGGGCAATCGGGTTGCTTGGGAAAGATCCAGAGAGCGTGGAGCAGATTGTTAACGCAGGTGTTTGCTCAGCGTTTGTGAAAGTCCTGAAAGACGGGCACATGAAGGTTCAGGTGATGGTTGCATGGGCTATTTCGGAGCTGGCGGCAAACCATCCCAAGTGCCAGGATCATTTCGCCCAGAACAACGCCATACGCTTGCTTGTTAGCCATTTGGCCTTCGAGACCATTCAGGAGCACAGCAAGTACGCCATTGCCAACAAGAACAAAATGTCCTCCATGGACCCCGACGATGACCACAGAAAGGCCTCACTTGATGATCATCGCTACAAACCTGCCCACCCCATGGGGGGAAATCACGCCTCTAGCCAGATGCAAAATCTGGTTACCAACACATTTATGGCGCAGGGGCGCGCGGCCGATGATGCCAAGAAGCAACAGCAACACCCACACCATCATGTGTCCATTGCAGGAACGAGCATTAAGGGAAGAGAGGCAGAAGATCCGGCCACAAAGGCACAGATGAAGGCCATGGCAGCGAGAGCTCTTTGGCAGCTTTCCAAGGGTAACCTCACCATCTGCAGGAATATAACGGAATCCAGAGCTCTTCTGTGTTTCGCGGTTCTGCTGGAGAAAGGGCCCGAGGATGTGCAGTATTACTCGGCAATGGCGCTCATGGAGATCACCGCAGTCGCAGAGCAGTACGCAGAGCTGAGACGCGACGCCTTTAAGCCCACCTCCCCTTCCGCAAAGGCTGTCGTGGAGCAGCTGCTTAAAGTGATCGACAAAGGTGAATCGAACCTTCTCATTCCTTGCATAAGATCCATTGGCAACCTAGCAAGGACCTTCCGTGCAACGGAGACTAGATTGATTCCCCCATTGGTGAGGCTTCTTGACGAGAGAGAGGCCCAAGTGTCCATGGAGGCCGCTATTGCTCTCAACAAGTTTGCCTGTACCGACAACTTCCTCCACGAGACTCACTGCAACGCCATCATCGAGGCTGGCGGTGCCAAGCACCTCATCCAACTTGTTTACTTCGGTGAGCAGATGGTGCAGATTCCCTCCGTCACTCTTCTGTGTTACATAGCTCTGCATGTCCCCAAAAGTGATATTCTTGCTCAAGAAGAGGTTCTCATCGTCCTTGAGTGGTGCACCAAGCAAGCACATCTAATTCAGGATCCTTCCATTGAGTCACTATTGCCTGAAGCCAGAATCCGGTTGGAACTTTATCAGTCAAGGACTACAAGAGTAGGAGTAGGATTCCGCTAG